A segment of the Macrobrachium nipponense isolate FS-2020 chromosome 1, ASM1510439v2, whole genome shotgun sequence genome:
CCataatgttacggcctctgagagaggtctgcttcaggggtcgatatgaaataataataataaaaaaaatatttcaacaccaacagttgaaactggggatacgaatatagaaagaaacactaacacaaaggtttatttacaagcttactaacaaaggtaaatgcagaatgctatctcctatttacataaaagacagaatcttacactgcatgaactgggggaacaggtgaggcaattcaaatacttgcgggcTGGTTTAGTGAcgaagcagtggcttcacaaacggagagcggcaattgcatactccgtattgcagaaactagtcctACTTGAAACGGCAGGAAAAACTACccaaacctctagcaggaccttttcttctctgaagtctgctcgacgtcgagataacacaagataattcgtccactctgaagacgactagacaatatccaaccaactctcgaacaactcttctgatatttcgtcggtccctttctctcttatctctcacggataatctctgctgctgctgatttctcactgatattctgatctgtggctcttactctctgtgacaaactggagtctctcttttacgatctctctctcttacgatcacttctttcctttaacttcctttgctatgaagcaattactatcacaccagtctaagaagctaTAAACTTCTAACACCTTGAAAATACTCTTAGTAAGGTGATCCACTTGCACTGACGAGAGCATAACTTTGGCTGAAGAAAAAGCTGATCGCCTAGCAGAGTCGATGAAATCTGAGaaatctccctgggaggaggcagatgcTCCCAGGGAAGGAGATTCTCCTGTGTTATAAATACAGTGACTCTTCTTAATCAACTTGGCAGGAGGTGCAACAAAAGAAGCTTTACGCATCTCTCTCTTAAAACGCTAGCCAGGAGTCCACGTCTCTCAAGACTTTCTTCGTTGATGAAGAGAGTACCAACTTGGGTAGTGACAAGCTGTCTGAAGCAGTTCCTCATAAGGAAAGTTGTAATTGGTGATACTGGAGTCGcaggagagaaaaaatctggataGTTGTCAAGAAAGCCCCTTAACAATGTCGAATAGGCAGACGAAGGACTTGAGTcctgttcctcttcttcttcttcatctgaaGAGATAGGTGATAGCCAAAAGGTTTCTGCTGCTTGCAAAGGGGTAGGAGCTTTCAGCAACCAAAGACGTGATATCACCCAACTGTTGTTTGTTTCAGGGGAGCGAGCGAAGGATCCGAAGCTGAAGAATACGCTAACCTGCCTTAACAAACCATCTACACAAAACCTAACACTGGTTGTGCTAGAATCTGACATACTGAAAATGCGCTAAAGCAACAAAACCACCCAGAGTACTACACCAAAACTCCGAATTCATCAACACAAGCCATTGGAAAAAAGGCTGCCTAAAACCACAATGTTGACCGGGAGccagcagaaaacgaattgaagctCTCTGCTGGGTTGTTACCTACATATACTCCCCAGTAGTGGACGGGGCATTCTAACCACACCGTAACTGGAACTAGCGCTAGAGTAAATTTTCAATTGTGAGGCTGCCGTAGGTAGAAAGCTCTTAGCTATATAGCTGTTGGGTAAGTCccataaacaaaattaatcttttaaaatGGGCAAAAGTGTAGATGCCATAGATCAGGCATATGAAGGGATAATGTGAAGCAATGGTttgtaaatttgtatttattacatttcCTTTTTGCACACGACAAATAGCAATGCATATGACACAGGAAATTATCAAACAACAAAATAAGCTTAAAAGACATgcaaaacaatattaacatatatCTACCTCTAAATTCAAGACAGAATCAGTGAACAGTTCCTTGACCCCTTCCAAATCATCTCTAGGTTCTGACTTCACTGAAGAACTGGGAAATGTAGTTATACTCTGATGACTAGTATCTTTGCTGTGTTTTGATGGGATATTTACAACTGAAGATGAATTTTCTTTAGATGATGTTTTTGGAGTATTACAAGTCATTAACTTAGTTCTTGGAAGTTTCTGGAGTGAAACTTTCTGACGTACGGCCGCCTGATGTTGTGGACTCATCCGTGGTCTTTTGGTAAAAGTTTCTTCATACACAAAATCTGGATCACACAGCTTTTGTGTACGTCTTCTCTGAAAATGTGATtgcaattttattataatttaaaatggaaaaagaggctcataataatcatcataaaaaaaGTGTGGAGCTAGATGAAACACAGCtagtaaaattatatacattCTGATAACTAAATTACTAGGacctttttgtattaaaaaaatactgaTTATCAAATATACCAGTCAAGAGAAATTTACACAAAACTACACAATTTTTTGCATGAAATTCACAGTTCACTGTAGCTGTTAGAATCATCATCTTAAAATCttccataaaatataatactatactatGAAATGTACAACATATAGTGATACCTTATTTGTCAAACGTTTAttatgtcgaactttccgtttttcttaaaaattttttttagaaagttttgtatcgtttgtcaaacaaatgctcatacttcgaactgactgattatctagtttatacttgtattcgacggcctactgggtcttacaagttaaactgtattaattttttttcatttactgtatATAGTTTAATGCTAacaatatttgacaaaataaataaaagtataaagtatttaatataaattatagcTTTCAATACAACATTTAGCATATAAGATGTATAAAATTGTACGTAACCGCAGTGACATCacacccagctgacttgagactgagcgagggagcgttgatatgttgaggagagaaggagaggagaattaaaatattactgtatgtatgtaaaagcaataacaattcacataaaaaggttATTTCCCAATGAatttaatgtaatgataaaatatgaaaacaaacaaatgcaatatagaaaaaaaaaaaaaaacttgagccagtgttcggtgagCCAAGTGAGACGGTCTAATTAAACAATAGGTGATACatagctaacttgaggtagagcgAGGGAGCGTTTATatatttgaggaataatgaatgaatgatcttAACTTATCGTGCATCATGGTATTGCTGAGgggagaagagacagtaaaatcttcactataatatgtatgtaaaagcagtaccaattcacataaaaatattttatttcacaataaatttaacataatgataaaatatgaaaacaatcaaatgcaatacagaaaaaaagtcttaattgagccagtgttcggtgcgccgagtgagacggtctagttgaacaatattaacaaaatagtaaatgcaagaacaaagcttttaacaatagaatttagcataaatgattaacaaaatcattcgtcattgcggtgatacacagctaacttgaggtagagggagggacagattatatttttgaggaataaatgaatgaatgatttaaaattattgtgcgttgtggtattgttgaggagagaagagacagtaaaatctttactataatataaaaccagtaccaattcacacaaaaaaataaaattatttcacaataaatttaatataatgataaaacatgaaaaaaatgcatatagtaaatagaaaaaaaaccttgCTCGAGTCGGTCTTCGGTGCACtgtgaggagagagaagagagagagagaggagagagagagagagagagagagagagagagagagagagagagagagagagaacggctctGCTTGCCACTGACTTAGCTGATCTGGGATGGTTAattgcccatttctttcacttacactcgatttgTTAAGGTAAAATACCAATCTGGTGCAAGTGTTTTATTACGTATTGTACTACTGTACAAGTAACTCTGCTCTGTGATAAACTGGTGccactttcagcttctgcatgccttcgattgtttgttgaaacggcttccttgtgaaaagttatttgatctctctttccttttcttgcattcttgacttattacttacttgtttgcaaaatcctcatgtttgttttaaaagtctgccatttgccaaGAGTAAGCTGATgcattgtggcataattaatctctttcgtgcacttaagatccaagtatAAACATgccgattactctctctctctctctcatccacgatcggacacacacactatcaatttcctttgattgtctttgtacctaatatgtgaataaaattgattttatcaacttttgcatactgcaaccaattcggtttgctcaaaaggttccccgtctctcctccctccatcaccCCCAGCCAGCTGGCGCCATTTTTACCCAACAGTTCATAAATagtacatagaaaaaataaaattgagaaaattttacttcatataacatactgtttcattactttacactcttaatttaacttttgaacacattaataatagaaaaaatgtgaaaagggggactttttgggttggctggaatgaattatcctgattccctttatttcttatggggatatttgttttatatttcgaacaaatcgtacttcgaacagccttctggaacggattaaattcgaaGTACGAGGTACAACTGTGTTCTTTTCTTCTCATTCATAGTTCATACATCAATATTTTACCCACTAAGCAACCAATGACCTTAAGCCCTTTTTTGTTAAAATATGTTTATCAGTGATATACAGAAGACATAGCAAACTAGctgtaataacaatgaaaatgtgTACAATGAAATCTGTTACTTTAAAAGTTTCAATTTCCCACTATCTATGGATACCCAGTGACgacgcaacaacaacaaaaagcacTAAGAACACTTGTTCATAAGAAGCATAATtctcaaagtaaaaaataattctcaAAGTAAAGCTTTTACCTATTCCTAAAGTAGCAAATACCAACTAAAACATTCACAGTTGAATCAGGGTTGGCAAAAACCAATGGTTTTCTAAAAATCAAAAAAGATGTTTTGTTCGTTTAAAccatggaatatatttttttctggtttacTTAATTACATTAATTACTATGCTACTCAGTATAAAACTTCAGATTTTTAGATGATATTCACAAATCTGTGTGCCTATATGTGTTTGACATACAATTATCCATACAttgttaacattaaaaaaattaaaattttcattatcatttatctCCATATCTCGTAGAAATTAGAACACATTACTAAGTCAAAATCTGGTTACATGAAATACTTCAGataattgtgagagagagagagagagagagagagagagagagagagagagagagagagagagagagagagagagagtgtctctgGAATGACTGTAATATCAGCTCCTGAATCAACCTGCATGGAAATCTCAGTCCCATTTATGGAAACATTAACATAAATGCTTTTACTTTTGTTGGACTTGCTAATGGGAttcaaattgaaaacaaaatcttCACCATTATCCTCCTGAGACTGTGATACCTCATGCATGTGATGGATTGTCTTTTGTGAGTGTGATTCTGATCGACACATTTGAAAAATGACCAAACTTAGAACATTTCATACATTGTTTTCCTGTAGCAGGACATTTGTAATAATCTGCCTGCGTATGTCCAGTTCCTCCACATCTTTGACGTGTCCCAACAGGCCTATGCTTATTGGCATGTTTTGCGGGCCCACTCTGGGACTTCGGTTTGGCCCCCAAGTGTGACTGATTATGATGATGACCCCTAATGTTACTGTTGTTGTGAAACTTGTGGGAACTGTTCTGTGTGCAATTATTTGATGGTAGGCCTGCCAGCTgcttaggcctaggcctataagATGATGAACCTTTATTAACACTGATAACTTACCGCAGCTATCTCTTTGACCTGATTACCTAAGTTTGATTTGTTTTCTATGATGGAAGCCTGCGTGTCCGACAGTTCCATGGCCCTAGCTATGATTGAGACCTTGTCAAGAGTCAGATCTTCAGTTTCTAAAATCTTGCGCCTGAGCTTTGATGAAGAACACTTTTCAATGACCTGATCTAGGATGACATAATTCATGTCATGAAATTAACAGTACTTGCAAGTTTCTTCAACTTTGTTACCAAAGAGTctgtgctttcattttttttccggcttaattgtttaaaacaaaaatgCTCATACCTTTAGTTCTCCTTTGGTGATATCAGTCACCAAatggtatttatttttgttaaattttttgtttatttgattcattctatttttgtttatatatacagtaccccttttgcattaaaaaaatcaaattatttatcaatttattttgacCTAAGTTTACCACTTTTTTTAACACAAATATGTTCTAAGATATGACTTTGAAAGTACTAAAACATTATGTTAAGTACCAAAAAAATCAATACTATCTCAAAAAAGTTGTGGAGGAAGCATGAAGacctaaagaaaattaataacaaagaaaaataaaaagccattaaaaactttaaaaaccaaaaaacataGTCTTTTTATTGGCTTAACCCACAGTTTAAACCATTTGGTTAAAATAGCCAACCCTGAGTTGAATATTACCAATGAGGTGAAATTGAGTCTACACAATG
Coding sequences within it:
- the LOC135220050 gene encoding uncharacterized protein LOC135220050 encodes the protein MEAKKKKKKELLDPGENEAPTSFEARYSKRRRTQKLCDPDFVYEETFTKRPRMSPQHQAAVRQKVSLQKLPRTKLMTCNTPKTSSKENSSSVVNIPSKHSKDTSHQSITTFPSSSVKSEPRDDLEGVKELFTDSVLNLEVDIC